A genome region from Alphaproteobacteria bacterium includes the following:
- a CDS encoding amidohydrolase family protein, whose product MIVDCHVNLWEPQHVRPLFSVGTAYSRPGAVSPVADPDTVYAAMAQVDKAIVFSIRYGDSAGIDGDDEVTARAVRKYPDKFVGFATIDPRRSDCMNLLRHAVEVHGLKGVKYGPIYNGVSLLDPRMEPIYRYCVERNLPLTMHMGTTFAQNAPVELGRPVAVDEIATRHPELKMIMAHMAHPWVEECIVIARKQPNVYCEISAIFYRPWQFWNSLIAAQEYRITERDKIFWGTDFPFAKVEESIEGLRGVNRPVEGTSLPRVSGETIERILHSNPFEHWWHGGLAIGA is encoded by the coding sequence ATGATCGTCGATTGCCACGTGAATTTGTGGGAGCCACAGCACGTGCGGCCTCTCTTCAGCGTCGGAACCGCATACTCCCGACCCGGCGCTGTAAGCCCGGTCGCGGATCCGGATACGGTTTACGCGGCAATGGCGCAAGTCGACAAAGCCATCGTCTTTTCCATTCGCTATGGCGACTCCGCGGGCATTGACGGCGACGACGAGGTGACGGCTCGTGCGGTGCGTAAATATCCCGACAAGTTCGTTGGCTTTGCCACGATCGATCCGCGCCGATCCGATTGTATGAATTTACTGCGACATGCCGTCGAGGTGCACGGCCTCAAGGGTGTCAAGTATGGTCCGATCTATAACGGTGTGTCGCTTCTCGATCCGCGGATGGAGCCGATCTATCGCTACTGCGTCGAGAGAAACCTCCCACTCACGATGCATATGGGAACCACCTTTGCACAAAATGCGCCGGTCGAGCTTGGCCGTCCGGTGGCGGTTGATGAAATCGCGACTCGCCATCCCGAACTCAAGATGATCATGGCGCACATGGCCCATCCTTGGGTCGAGGAATGCATCGTGATCGCGCGCAAGCAGCCCAACGTTTACTGTGAGATATCGGCCATCTTTTATCGGCCGTGGCAATTCTGGAACAGCTTGATCGCGGCTCAGGAATACCGCATCACGGAGCGCGACAAGATTTTTTGGGGTACGGACTTTCCCTTCGCCAAAGTCGAGGAATCAATCGAGGGCCTTCGGGGTGTGAATCGGCCAGTCGAAGGCACGTCGCTGCCACGCGTCAGCGGCGAAACGATCGAGCGGATTCTGCATTCCAATCCGTTCGAGCACTGGTGGCATGGGGGCCTGGCAATCGGCGCGTAA